One Spea bombifrons isolate aSpeBom1 chromosome 1, aSpeBom1.2.pri, whole genome shotgun sequence DNA window includes the following coding sequences:
- the APELA gene encoding apelin receptor early endogenous ligand produces the protein MDFQKLFFALFFILMSLLLINGQRPVNNGQRRRIHRHNCFLKRCMPLHSRVPFP, from the exons ATGGATTTTCAGAAACTATTTTTcgctttatttttcattctgaTGAGCCTCCTGCTTATTAATGGACAGAGACCAG taaaTAATGGTCAGCGCAGGCGAATACACAGACACAACTGTTTCCTGAAGAGGTGTATGCCCCTGCATTCAAGAGTGCCTTTCCCTTGa